From the Prunus dulcis chromosome 4, ALMONDv2, whole genome shotgun sequence genome, one window contains:
- the LOC117625152 gene encoding NADH dehydrogenase [ubiquinone] 1 alpha subcomplex subunit 2, whose protein sequence is MAWRGKLSQNLKELRVLLCQSSPSSATTRTFVEKNYKDLKSLNPKLPILIRECRGIEPQLWARYDMGVERGVRLEGLTEPQISKALEELVKVGESLKA, encoded by the exons ATGGCATGGAGAGGAAAGCTATCTCAGAACTTAAAGGAGCTTAGGGTTTTGCTCTGCCAATCTTCCCCTTCAAGCGCAACCACCAG AACATTTGTGGAGAAGAATTACAAGGATCTGAAGAGTTTGAACCCCAAATTGCCCATCTTGATTCGTGAATGCAGAGGGATTGAGCCTCAGTTATGGGCTAGATATG ACATGGGTGTTGAGAGGGGCGTTCGTTTGGAAGGTTTGACAGAGCCACAGATCTCAAAGGCACTCGAGGAACTTGTTAAAGTGGGGGAGTCTCTTAAAGCTTGA
- the LOC117625041 gene encoding syntaxin-51-like, with protein MASSSDSWMKEYNEATKLADDINGMISERSTLPASGPDAQRYVSAIRRKITILGTRLDSLQSLLSKLPGKQPISEKELNRRKDMIGTLRSKVQQMSTTLTSHSANRDSLLGPEINKADAMGRTVGLDNYGLVGLQRQVMKEQDEGLEKLEETVVSTKHIALAVNEELDLHARLIDDLDEHVEVTDSRLRRVQKNLAVLNKRTKGGCSCMCMLLCVVGIVVLLAVIFLLIKYL; from the exons ATGGCATCTTCTTCGGACTCATGGATGAAGGAATATAATGAAGCAACAAAACTTGCAGATGATATCAATGGTATGATATCTGAACGGAGTACGTTGCCTGCATCAGGTCCAGACGCTCAGCGTTATGTGTCTGCCATACGGAGGAAGATTACAATATTAGGGACTAGACTTGATAGCTTACAGTCCCTTTTATCAAAACTCCCTGGAAAGCAGCCCAT ATCAGAGAAAGAGCTGAATCGTCGGAAGGATATGATCGGAACTTTAAGATCGAAAGTTCAACAGATGTCAACAACGCTGACGTCGCACTCTGCGAACCGAGACAGCTTGCTTGGGccagaaataaataaagctgATGCCATGGGAAGAACAGTTGGTCTGGACAACTATGGCCTTGTTGGTCTGCAGCGACAAGTTATGAAAG AGCAAGATGAGGGGCTTGAGAAATTGGAGGAGACTGTAGTAAGCACAAAACATATTGCATTGGCAGTCAATGAGGAACTTGACCTACACGCTAGACTTATC GATGATTTGGATGAACATGTGGAAGTTACAGACTCCCGGCTACGG CGGGTGCAGAAGAACTTGGCAGTTTTGAACAAGCGCACAAAGGGTGGTTGCTCGTGCATGTGCATGCTTCTATGTGTTGTCGGGATTGTGGTTCTGCTTGCCGTTATATTTTTGCTGATCAAATACTTGTAA
- the LOC117626047 gene encoding transcription initiation factor TFIID subunit 6-like: MSNVPKEAIEVVAQSIGISNLSPDVALALTPDVEYRVREIMQEAIKCMRHSRRTVLTTDDVDSALKLRNVEPIYGFASGDPLRFKRAAGHKDLFYIDDNDVEFKDVIEAPLPRAPLGVSVTAHWLAIEGVQPAIPENAPIEALAAYSDVKKSEYKEDGIPVDIKLPVKHVLSRELQLYFEKITELTRRSSSTLFKEALVSLATDSGLHALVPYFTCFIADEVTRNLNSFPLLFALMRLVRSLLQNPHIHIEPYLQQLMPSVITCLVAKRLGNRYTDNHWELRNFTANLVSSICKRFGHVYHNLQPRLTRTLLHAFLDPTKTLPQHYGAIQGLAALGPSVVRLLILPNLDSYMQLLEPEMILEKPKNEIKRHEAWRVYGALLKAAGQCMHDRLKMFHSLLSPPAHAIWKSKGRVATTMTNKRKASTDNLMQQPPLKKLASDGTGGAMPMNSMQVDMQGAVGGFSSSVGGLNVGLPSMSHQLPKEHMSGREVSGQMVKGSTVLAQAWKEETDAGHLLASLFEYFGESVFTFMPKSELSLFL, encoded by the exons atgagCAATGTGCCTAAAGAAGCGATAGAGGTCGTAGCACAGAGCATTggcatttccaatttgtccCCCGATGTCGCGCTTGCTCTCACCCCAGATGTCGAGTACCGGGTCCGAGAGATCATGCAG GAGGCAATTAAATGCATGCGACACTCAAGGCGAACTGTTCTGACTACAGATGATGTGGATAGTGCACTTAAATTAAGAAATGTGGAG CCGATATATGGCTTTGCCTCTGGAGATCCTTTGAGGTTCAAGAGAGCTGCGGGACATAAGGATTTGTTCTACATCGATGACAATGACGTGGAATTTAAAGAT GTCATTGAAGCACCTTTACCAAGAGCACCTCTTGGTGTATCTGTTACTGCTCACTGGCTGGCAATTGAAGGCGTTCAACCTGCAATTCCAGAAAATGCTCCTATTGAAG CACTAGCAGCATACTCTGATGTGAAAAAATCTGAATACAAGGAAGATGGAATCCCTGTAGACATTAAATTGCCTGTTAAGCATGTACTGTCAAGGGAACTTCAG CTTTACTTTGAGAAGATTACAGAGCTTACTCGCAGGTCTAGTTCCACCCTCTTCAAAGAAGCATTAGTCAGCTTGGCAACAGATTCAGGACTCCATGCGTTGGTTCCTTACTTCACATGCTTTATTGCTGATGAG GTTACAAGGAATTTGAATAGTTTCCCCCTCCTATTTGCTTTGATGCGCCTTGTCCGGAGCCTTCTTCAAAATCCTCACATACATATTGAACCTTAT CTACAACAATTGATGCCATCTGTTATTACCTGCCTTGTTGCCAAAAGATTAGGGAATAGATATACTGACAATCACTGGGAACTTAGAAACTTTACCGCAAACCTGGTTTCTTCAATTTGCAAAAG ATTTGGGCATGTTTATCACAATCTTCAACCACGTTTGACAAGGACTCTGCTTCATGCTTTCTTGGACCCAACAAAAACATTACCTCAGCATTATGGTGCAATTCAAGGGCTAGCAGCCCTTGGTCCTAGTGTG GTTCGTCTACTTATACTACCAAATCTTGATTCGTATATGCAACTTCTTGAACCAGAAATGATACTAGAGAAGCCAAAGAATGAAATAAAGAGGCATGAAGCTTGGCGTGTCTATGGGGCCTTGCTG AAAGCGGCTGGCCAATGCATGCATGATCGGCTCAAGATGTTCCACAGTTTGTTGTCTCCTCCAGCTCATGCCATTTGGAAGAGCAAGGGAAGGGTTGCAACAACAATGACAA ATAAACGCAAAGCAAGCACAGACAACTTGATGCAGCAACCACCACTCAAAAAATTAGCTTCCGATGGCACAGGGGGAGCAATGCCAATGAACTCCATGCAAGTTGACATGCAAGGGGCTGTAGGTGGATTTTCCTCATCTGTTGGGGGTTTAAATGTTGGTTTACCATCCATGTCACACCAGTTACCAAAGGAACACATGTCAGGAAGGGAGGTCAGTGGTCAAATGGTAAAGGGTTCTACAGTTCTTGCTCAGGCGTGGAAAGAGGAGACGGATGCAGGACATTTACTGGCATCCCTGTTTGAATATTTTGGTGAAAGTGTGTTCACCTTTATGCCCAAATCAGAGTTGTCTCTTTTCCTGTGA
- the LOC117626048 gene encoding cell division protein FtsZ homolog 1, chloroplastic: protein MATWTNPNELISTTSSTIPTAFHHHKAVPSFRTCISLSSKRRSALKRRCFGVVSCSFAPMESAKIKVVGVGGGGNNAVNRMIGSGLHGVDFYAINTDAQALLQSAAEYPLQIGELLTRGLGTGGNPLLGEQAAEESKEAISNALKGSDLVFITAGMGGGTGSGAAPVVAQISKEAGYLTVGVVTYPFSFEGRKRSLQAFEAIDKLQKNVDTLIVIPNDRLLDIADEQTPLQDAFLLADDVLRQGVQGISDIITIPGLVNVDFADVKAVMKNSGTAMLGVGVSSSKNRAEEAAEQATLAPLIGSSIQSATGVVYNITGGKDITLQEVNRVSQVVTSLADPAANIIFGAVVDDRYNGEIHVTIIATGFSQSFQKTLLTDPKAAKLLDKVAGGQESRGIPLPLKSSTLPPSSSSKPSPRKLFF, encoded by the exons ATGGCTACATGGACAAACCCAAACGAGCTAATCTCAACGACGTCGTCGACAATTCCCACAGCATTTCACCACCATAAGGCAGTGCCCTCCTTCAGGACATGCATTTCTCTAAGTAGCAAAAGAAGAAGTGCACTGAAACGGCGATGTTTTGGAGTTGTGAGCTGTTCATTTGCACCCATGGAATCGGCCAAGATTAAGGTGGTTGGGGTTGGTGGCGGTGGCAACAATGCCGTTAATCGCATGATTGGCAGCGGTTTACAT GGTGTTGATTTCTATGCCATAAACACGGATGCTCAAGCACTATTACAGTCTGCTGCCGAGTACCCACTTCAAATTGGAGAGCTTTTGACTCGTGGACTAG GTACCGGTGGGAATCCACTTTTGGGGGAGCAAGCAGCTGAGGAATCAAAAGAGGCCATTTCAAATGCTCTGAAGGGCTCAGATCTTGTGTTTATAACAGCTGGTATGGGTGGAGGCACAGGGTCTGGTGCTGCCCCTGTTGTTGCACAGATATCCAAAGAGGCAGGCTATTTGACTGTTGGTGTGGTTACCTATCCTTTCAGCTTTGAAGGGCGTAAAAGATCCTTGCAG GCATTCGAGGCCATTGACAAGTTGCAGAAGAATGTTGACACTCTTATAGTGATACCCAATGATCGCCTTCTTGATATTGCTGATGAGCAGACACCCCTTCAGGATGCTTTCCTTCTTGCTGATGATGTTTTACGTCAGGGAGTGCAAGGAATTTCCGACATAATCACG ATACCTGGACTGGTAAATGTGGATTTTGCAGATGTAAAGGCAGTTATGAAAAACTCAGGAACTGCAATGCTTGGAGTAGGGGTTTCCTCCAGCAAAAACCGTGCAGAAGAAGCAGCTGAACAGGCAACTTTGGCTCCTCTGATTGGATCTTCAATTCAATCAGCTACTGGCGTAGTGTATAATATCACTGGAGGAAAGGACATAACCCTGCAGGAAGTCAACAGAGTGTCTCAG GTTGTGACAAGTTTGGCAGATCCTGCTGCTAACATAATATTTGGAGCTGTTGTGGATGACCGCTACAATGGAGAGATCCATGTGACTATTATTGCAACAGGCTTTTCACAGTCGTTTCAGAAGACACTGCTAACAGACCCCAAGGCAGCAAAGCTGTTGGACAAAGTAGCAGGGGGTCAAGAAAGCAGGGGAATTCCCCTTCCCCTGAAGTCCTCAACCTTGCCACCCAGCAGTTCATCAAAGCCATCTCCCAGAaagcttttcttttaa
- the LOC117626049 gene encoding V-type proton ATPase subunit e1, which produces MGFLVTTLIFLVIGIIASLCTRICCNRGPSTNLFHLTLVITATICCWMMWAIVYLAQMKPLIVPILNEGE; this is translated from the exons ATGGGGTTTTTGGTAACGACCTTAATTTTCCTTGTGATTGGGATCATTGCTTCTCTGTGTACCAGAATTTGCTGCAACCGAGGACCTTCTACTAATTT GTTCCATCTAACATTGGTTATTACAGCAACAATCTGCTGCTGGATGAT GTGGGCAATTGTATATCTTGCACAAATGAAACCACTCATAGTTCCTATTCTAAATGAAGGAGAGTGA